One Bombilactobacillus folatiphilus genomic window, AGAAAATTAACGTGATACCAACGTCTTCAAAAAAATTAGTCAGTAAAGTTAAATCTTATTTGACATGGAGTTTTGTTCACCATCTATCATTATGATAAAGAAAAGCAATGAGTTATTGGTCTTCAAGCATTGATTGGTATACCTCAATTTTAGCTTTAAGAAAACTTAAACTTTTTTGAGTGTGCTCCAATTCGATGAGCAATTCACCATATCTATCTTGTAGTAGTGATAATCGGAGCGGTATCGTTTCGTCTCCTTGATATCTAAGGTTAGCATATTCTCGCATATCTGATATTTTCATACCTGTTTTTTTGAGGCGCTTGAGAAACTCAATCCAAACAATATCTTTATCGTCATAAACACGTCTGTTATTCGAATCCCGGGCGGGAATAATTAAACCTTCCTTTTCATAAAAACGTAAGGTGTCAATTGATAAATGTTCTTTTTGGGAGATTTCTCCAATTGTATAATTCATTTTTATTCCTCGCTTCTATTTTTTATTGTACCAAAGCTCATTTCATTGTAAGAGAAAAAGGAGGTGCTTGCCCCATTGTGTAGGACATTAGTTTCTTTTTGAAAGGAGGGGAAGATAATGAGACTGTTGCTTCACAAGTACTAGTGGTTCCGTTACATGAGGACATCCCCTAGATGTTTCTGGACACAGACTGTTCTGCATTAATTAAATTATACGAGGAGAAATATAATGAATAAATATGTAATGATTACTGGCGCGAGTTCAGGTATCGGTTTAGCAACAGCTAAAAAAATGGTGTCCCGCGGGAAAAACTTGATTCTTGTAGCGAGGAGAAAAGACAAATTATTAAATTTAAAAGATGAACTTAAAAGCAGTTATCCTGAAATTGATGCCGTAATAAAAACATTTGATTTAACAAAAACTGATGCAATAAACAGTTTTTGGGAAAGCTTATCAAATTATGATATCGAAACATTAATCAATAATGCAGGTATGGGAATGTATTCGCTTATAAAAGATCAAAATGATGAACGGACGCAATCTCTATTAAAATTGGACGTTGAAGCTCTAGCGCTACTGACCACTTTATTCGTCAAGGACTATTGGAATGTTGAAGGAACTCAAGTTATCAACATCTCATCGGCTGGTGGTTATGAAATTGTGCCAAACGCAATCACCTATTGCGCTAGTAAATTTTTTGTCAGTGCTTTTACAGAAGGTTTGGCGCTAGAATTGAAAGAAACTGGCGCCAAGATGCGTGCAAAGGTCCTAGCTCCTGCGGCCACGAAAACCGAATTTGGTAAAGTGGCAAATAATGTGGAAGACTATGATTATGATCAGGCTTTTCCACAATATCATACTGCCGAACAAGTTGCTTCATTTTTAATGGATTTGTACGATCATGATTCAATTCTAGGTTTTATCAATCGTGATAACTTTGAATTTGAAAAGAAGAATAATTATTTTGAAAATGCTTATGGTAAGGGAACTAATCAAACTTTAAAGTGACTTACTATTTCTTTATGTATCAAAATAGAATTCAAAAATCCTGTCAATTAATCAATCGACAGGATTTTTTTGGTAGGGAACTATCTATACTGTTAACTGTTGCGTTATCAGTTCCCCGTTATATTTTATTAGCTCTTTATTCCCACTCAATGGTTGCGGGTGGCTTAGACGTAATATCATAGACAACGCGGTTCACGTGTGCCACTTCATTGGTAATGCGCGTGGAAATCTGCGCCAGCACATCCCATGGAATTTGCGCAAAATCCGCGGTCATGCCGTCAATAGAGGTGACTGCCCGAATTCCGACCGTATAATCATAAGTCCGACCGTCGCCCATAACGCCAACGCTACGCATCCCCGGCAAAACGGTAAAGTATTGCCAAATGGACTCGTCTAAGCCCGCTTTTTTAATTTCTTCCCGCAAAATATAATCACTATCGCGCTCAATCTGCAACTTATCAGCGCTCACTTCACCTAACACCCGAATCCCTAAGCCGGGGCCTGGAAACGGCTGCCGCCAAACCAAATCGTGAGGCATCTCCATTTGTTCTCCCAGCTCACGAACTTCGTCTTTAAATAAAGTCCGCAACGGTTCGATCAAGGTAAAATGCATTTCTTCAGGTAATCCGCCCACATTATGATGTGATTTGATCGTTTGCGCGGTATTTGTCCCGCTTTCAATCACATCTGTGTATAAAGTTCCCTGCGCCAAAAAATCAATGCCATCTAATTTTTGAGCTTCATCATTAAAAACTTCAATAAACTCGTTCCCAATAATTTTCCGCTTTTGCTCAGGGTCACTAACACCCTTTAACTTATCCAAAAAGCGTTGTTGAGCATCAACTTTGATGATATTCAAGCCAAATTTGCCTTCTAAACTAGCCATCACTTCATCAGCTTCGCCTTTGCGCAACAAACCATGATCCACGAAAATACTAGTTAATTGCGAACCGATCGCTTTATGCAATAACACGCCGGTCACTGAAGAATCCACACCGCCTGATAAACCTAATAACACTTGCCGGTCACCAACTATCGCACGAATCTTTTGAATTTGCTCATCAATAAAATCTTTCATGCTCCAATTAGCCTGAGCTCCACAAATTTGAAAAGCAAAATTGTGCAACATTTCCAAACCATGATCGCTATTGCGAACTTCCGGATGAAATTGCACACCATACAGTTGCCGCTGTTCATCAGCCACCACCGCATATGGCGTATTATCGCTAATTGCCACCGTTTCAAAACCATCTGGGATCGCTGTTACCCGATCACCGTGACTCATCCAAACAAATTGTCGAGCCGGTAAAGCTTGTAATAACGGATTTTGAGTTTTTTCAATCGTAATTTGCGCCCGACCATATTCCGGTGCACCGGCAGCTTGTACCTGTCCGCCCAAACTATGCATCATTAATTGCATACCGTAACAAATACCCAAAATTGGAATGCCTAATTGCCAAATTTGCGGATCAATTGTTAACGCCTTATCATCGTAAACACTATTGGGACCACCAGACAAAATAATCCCCTTGGGTGCCCGTTCTTGAATCTCTTGAGCACTCATTGTATGTGGCAATAATTCTGAGTAAATGCCCATATCGCGAATGCGCCGCGTAATTAATTGATTATATTGACTACCATAATC contains:
- a CDS encoding MerR family transcriptional regulator, whose product is MNYTIGEISQKEHLSIDTLRFYEKEGLIIPARDSNNRRVYDDKDIVWIEFLKRLKKTGMKISDMREYANLRYQGDETIPLRLSLLQDRYGELLIELEHTQKSLSFLKAKIEVYQSMLEDQ
- the guaA gene encoding glutamine-hydrolyzing GMP synthase, which codes for MGEQVQADSIIVLDYGSQYNQLITRRIRDMGIYSELLPHTMSAQEIQERAPKGIILSGGPNSVYDDKALTIDPQIWQLGIPILGICYGMQLMMHSLGGQVQAAGAPEYGRAQITIEKTQNPLLQALPARQFVWMSHGDRVTAIPDGFETVAISDNTPYAVVADEQRQLYGVQFHPEVRNSDHGLEMLHNFAFQICGAQANWSMKDFIDEQIQKIRAIVGDRQVLLGLSGGVDSSVTGVLLHKAIGSQLTSIFVDHGLLRKGEADEVMASLEGKFGLNIIKVDAQQRFLDKLKGVSDPEQKRKIIGNEFIEVFNDEAQKLDGIDFLAQGTLYTDVIESGTNTAQTIKSHHNVGGLPEEMHFTLIEPLRTLFKDEVRELGEQMEMPHDLVWRQPFPGPGLGIRVLGEVSADKLQIERDSDYILREEIKKAGLDESIWQYFTVLPGMRSVGVMGDGRTYDYTVGIRAVTSIDGMTADFAQIPWDVLAQISTRITNEVAHVNRVVYDITSKPPATIEWE
- a CDS encoding SDR family NAD(P)-dependent oxidoreductase, translating into MNKYVMITGASSGIGLATAKKMVSRGKNLILVARRKDKLLNLKDELKSSYPEIDAVIKTFDLTKTDAINSFWESLSNYDIETLINNAGMGMYSLIKDQNDERTQSLLKLDVEALALLTTLFVKDYWNVEGTQVINISSAGGYEIVPNAITYCASKFFVSAFTEGLALELKETGAKMRAKVLAPAATKTEFGKVANNVEDYDYDQAFPQYHTAEQVASFLMDLYDHDSILGFINRDNFEFEKKNNYFENAYGKGTNQTLK